A part of Miscanthus floridulus cultivar M001 chromosome 6, ASM1932011v1, whole genome shotgun sequence genomic DNA contains:
- the LOC136460633 gene encoding uncharacterized protein: protein MAGEGERTPPQSPRSKALLQHFERKVRLHAEHLDEDVRVTNERLGQLETAQIETNTKLASLEGTLGSVNTSLVGVLERLERMEQNRCDGFERRNHNNNNTMGSAAGHDEEEYAADTELDEELNGHRRIEQHRRRHETGPRRPRQEVRADDSFGKIKFTIPAFDGRYNPDMYLSWELAVDQKFTCHDFPEDKRVRAATSEFTDFASVWWSEYHRKNPNNTPTWDALKRVMRARFVPSYYSRDLLHKLQQLRQGSKSVEEYYQELQMGMLRCRLEENEDGAIARFMGGLNREIQDILAYKEYNSVNRLFHLACKAEREVQGRRASMRANIPAGRASPWTPSNAAAPSTRAPPQSSSTIKPRSSTTNSVPCPSEPTRGATATSAKSSSSVVSTGRTRDIQCLRCKGYGHVRKDCPSTRVMVVRADGGYSSASDFDEETYALLAANNVAEGDDFQQDEEHIGAEAAEHYESLVVQRVLSAQMERAEQNQRHTLFQTKCVIKERSCRVIIDGGSCNNLASAEMVKKLLLSTKPHPQPYYIQWLNSSGKVKVTRLVRVEFAIGSYHDSIDCDVVPMQACSMLLGRPWQFDKDSLHFGKTNQYSFVHNDKKIVLHPMSPEAILRDELARASKLKNQAVASENQIVANELEKHKKKSSKSVHHNKNEIKLKGSCYFATKSDLDEIDASTTVCYALVCKETLFSLEDTSISLPPAVTNLLQEYADVFPKEVPPGLPPIRGIEHQIDLIPGASLPNRAPYRTNPDETKEIQRQVQELLNKGYVRESLSPCAVPVLLVPKKDGSWRMCVDCRAINNITIRYRHPIPRLDDMLDELSGSIVFSKIDLRSGYHQIRMKLGDEWKTAFKTKFGLYEWLVMPFGLTNAPSTFMRLMNEVLLSFLGYVVTPQGIEVDQAKVEAIHSWPVPCTGQAKLNRRHAKWVEFIESFPYVIKHKKGKENIIADALSRRYTMLSQLDFKIFGLETIKEQYAHDNDFKDVLLNCQEGKTWNRFILTDGFVFRANKLCIPASSVRLLLLQEAHGGGLMGHFGVKKTEDILAGHFFWPKMRRDVERFVARCTTCQKAKSHLNPHGLYMPLPVPSAPWEDISMDFVLGLPRTKKGRDSVFVVVDRFSKMAHFIPCHKSDDATHVADLFFREIVRLHGVPNTIVSDRDAKFLSHFWRTLWAKLGTKLLFSTTCHPQTDGQTEVVNRTLSTLLRAVLKKNIKMWEECLPHVEFAYNRSQHSTTKKSPFEIVYGFVPRAPIDLLPLPTSERVNFDAKQRAELILKLHETTKDTPPNPIPLASHSSSKVLLKSGSWSKGA, encoded by the exons atggcaggagaaggtgaaaggacccctccacaatcacctcgatcaaaagccttgctgcaacactttgaacgcaaagtgaggctccatgctgaacaccttgatgaggatgttcgtgtcaccaatgagcgccttggtcaattggagacggctcagattgagaccaacaccaagttggcttccttggaaGGCACTCTTGGTTCTGTTAATACATCTCTTGTAGGTGTCTTGGAGCGATTGGAGAGGATGGAACAGAATCGCTGTGATGGTTTCGAACgacgcaatcacaacaacaacaacaccatgggcagtgctgctggtcatgatgaagaagaatatgcagcGGACACTGAGCTTGATGAGGAGCTGAATGGTCATCGACGCATCGAACAACATCGCCGCCGCCATGAGACAGGTCCTCGCCGACCACGGCAAGAGGTACGTGCCGATGACTCATTTGGCAAGATTAAATTCACCATACCTGCTTTTGATGGGAGGTATAATCCTGATATGTACCTTAGTTGGGAATTAGCTGTTGATCAGAAATTTACTTgccatgatttccctgaggacaaacgtgttagggctgcaactagtgagtttactgactttgcctctgtttggtggtctgaataccatcgtaagaacccaaataacacaccaacttgggatgctttgaaacgggtcatgcgggccagatttgttccttcttattattcccgtgatcttttacataagttgcaacaattgaggcaaggatccaaatctgtagaagaatactatcaaGAGCTACAAATGGGTATGCTTCGTTGCAGGCTAGAGGAAAATGAGGATGGTGCCATAGCTAGATTTATGGGTGGGCTGAACCGGGAGATTCAGGATATTCTAGCTTATAAGGAATATAATTCTGTCAATCGTTTATTtcaccttgcttgtaaagctgaacgagaagtgcagggacgacgagctAGCATGAGGGCTAACATTCCTGCAGGTCGTGCTAGCCCGTGGACACCCTCCAATGCTGCTGCACCGTCAACGCGTGCACCCCCACAATCTTCCTCGACCATCAAGCCACGCTCCTCTACAACAAATTCTGTACCATGCCCAAGTGAACCAACTAGAGGAGCAACGGCTACATCTGCCAAGAGTTCATCCTCGGTGGTATCCACGGGGAGAACAAGGGATATTCAGTGCCTACGCTGCAAAGGATATGGCCACGTACGCAAGGACTGCCCAAGCACACGTGTGATGGTTGTGCGAGCTGATGGTGggtattcctctgctagtgattttgatgaagaaacatatgctttgcttgctgctaacaatgtagcggaaggagatgatttccaacaagacgaagagcacattggggctgaagctgctgagcactatgagagcctcgtggtgcagcgggtgctaagtgcccaaatggagagggctgagcaaaatcagcgccacactttgtttcaaaccaagtgtgtgatcaaggaacgctcttgccgtgtgatcatagatggaggaagctgcaacaacttggcaagtgctgaaatggtgaagaagcttttgttgagcacaaaaccacacccgcagccttactacattcagtggcttaacagcagcggcaaggtgaaggtaacacgattggtaagggtagagtttgccattggttcttatcatgattccattgactgcgatgttgtgcctatgcaagcatgctctatgttgttaggtagaccatggcagtttgataaagattccttgcactttggtaaaacaaatcaatactcttttgtgcataatgacaagaagattgtgttgcaccccatgtcccctgaggctattctaagagatgaacttgctagagctagcaaacttaagaatcaggctgttgctagtgaaaatcagattgtcgctaatgaacttgagaaacataagaagaagtctagcaaatctgttcatcataataaaaatgagatcaagctgaaaggctcttgttactttgccaccaaatctgatttggatgagattgatgctagtactactgtttgctatgctttggtttgcaaagaaactttattttcactcgaagatacatctatttctttgcctcctgctgtcactaatcttttgcaggagtatgccgatgtttttccaaaggaggtaccaccggggctgccaccaattcgAGGGATTGAACACCAGATTGACCTCATCCCTGGGGCTTCCTTGCCTAATCGTGCGCCGTATAGGACCAACCCGGATGAGACAAAAGAGATTcagagacaagtacaagaattgctcaacaaaggttatgtgcgtgagtctcttagcccttgtgcCGTTCCCGtgcttttagttcctaagaaggatggatcatggcgcatgtgtgttgattgtagagcgataaacaacatcacaatcagatatcgtcatcctattccaaggttagatgatatgcttgatgaattgagtggctcaattgtgttctctaaaattgatttgcgtagtggttaccaccagattcgtatgaagctaggagatgaatggaaaacagcgtttaaaactaagtttggtttatatgaatggcttgtcatgccctttggattgactaatgcacccagcactttcatgagattaatgaacgaggttttac tttcttttcttggatatgttgtgacaccgcagggaatcgaagttgatcaagccaaggttgagGCCATACACAGCTGGCCTGTTCCCTgcacgg gtcaagcaaaactgaaccgtagacatgccaagtgggttgaattcatcgagtcctttccttatgtcatcaaacacaaaaaggggaaggaaaatataattgctgatgctttgtctagacgttaCACCATGCTTTCACAACTTGACTTTAAAATCTTTGGTTTGGAAACTATTAAGGAACAATATGCACATGACAATGATTTCAAAGATGTATTGCTGAATTGCCAAGAGGGGAAAACATGGAACAGATTCATCCTTACCGACGGGTTTgtctttagagctaacaagctatgcattccagctagctctgtgcgtttgttattgttgcaggaagcgcatggaggaggactcatgggacattttggtgtgaaaaagacagaggacatccttgctggtcatttcttttggcccaagatgaggagagacgtggagaggttcgttgctcgctgcacaacatgccagaaagctaagtcacaccttaatcctcatggtttatacatgcctcttcctgttccaagtgcaccgtgggaagatatttcaatggactttgttttaggactgcctagaacaaagaaggggagggatagtgtgtttgttgttgtggacagattttctaaaatggcacatttcataccatgtcataagagcgatgatgctacacatgttgctgatttgttctttcgtgagattgttcgattgcacggtgtgcctaacaccattgtttctgatcgggatgcaaaatttcttagtcatttttggagaactttgtgggctaagctagggactaagcttttattttccactacttgtcatccccaaactgatggacaaactgaggttgtcaatagaacattatctactttgcttagggctgttttgaaaaagaacataaaaatgtgggaagagtgcttgcctcatgttgagtttgcttataatcgttcacagcattctaccactaagaaaagcccttttgagattgtttatgggtttgtgccacgtgctcctattgatttgttacctcttccgacctcggagcgagtgaactttgatgctaaacaacgtgctgaactgatcttaaaattgcatgaaaccactaaaga